One genomic window of Actinoplanes lobatus includes the following:
- a CDS encoding carbohydrate ABC transporter permease, with the protein MTTLTAAVSEKKSQKKVETHRQVRAFNGLAHVALVFWALVTAGPLIWVLLASFKSNTEIFLGEPFALPDSFSLETYFSAWNQAHIGRYFLNSVFVVAVSTAGTMLFGSMAAYVLARYTFPGNRVLYFLFVSGLAFPTFMALAPLFHILKNLGLLNSYIGLILVYIAYSLPFTVFFLAAFFRTLPHEIDEAATVDGASHTRKFFQIMMPMAKSGLVSITIFNIVGQWNQYLLPLVIMQGQGADQKWVLTQGIANISTQAGYHAEWSTLFAALTLSILPMIVVYAIFQRQIQAGLTAGAVK; encoded by the coding sequence ATGACCACATTGACCGCGGCCGTCTCCGAGAAGAAGTCGCAGAAGAAGGTGGAGACCCACCGCCAGGTCCGCGCCTTCAACGGCCTGGCCCACGTGGCCCTCGTCTTCTGGGCGCTGGTCACCGCCGGACCGCTGATCTGGGTGCTGCTGGCCTCGTTCAAGTCCAACACCGAGATCTTCCTGGGTGAGCCGTTCGCGCTGCCGGACTCGTTCTCGCTGGAGACCTACTTCTCCGCGTGGAATCAGGCGCACATCGGCCGCTACTTCCTGAACAGCGTCTTCGTGGTGGCGGTCAGCACCGCCGGCACCATGCTGTTCGGGTCGATGGCCGCCTACGTGCTGGCCCGCTACACCTTCCCCGGCAACCGGGTCCTTTACTTCCTGTTCGTCTCCGGCCTGGCCTTCCCGACGTTCATGGCGCTCGCCCCGCTCTTCCACATCCTGAAGAACCTGGGGCTGCTGAACTCGTACATCGGCCTGATCCTGGTCTACATCGCCTACTCGCTGCCGTTCACCGTCTTCTTCCTGGCCGCGTTCTTCAGGACGCTGCCGCACGAGATCGACGAGGCCGCGACGGTCGACGGCGCCTCGCACACCCGCAAGTTCTTCCAGATCATGATGCCGATGGCGAAGTCCGGCCTGGTCAGCATCACGATCTTCAACATCGTGGGGCAGTGGAACCAGTACCTGCTGCCGCTGGTGATCATGCAGGGGCAGGGCGCCGACCAGAAGTGGGTGCTCACCCAGGGCATCGCGAACATCTCCACGCAGGCCGGTTACCACGCCGAGTGGTCGACGCTGTTCGCCGCGCTCACCCTGAGCATCCTGCCGATGATCGTGGTCTATGCGATCTTCCAGCGCCAGATCCAGGCAGGCCTCACCGCCGGAGCCGTCAAGTGA